A region from the Brassica napus cultivar Da-Ae chromosome C8, Da-Ae, whole genome shotgun sequence genome encodes:
- the LOC106453184 gene encoding E4 SUMO-protein ligase PIAL1 isoform X2: MVNPTSSTLNHRSEVVESNKEFHAYCFSLANRIDASIGNDEVPVDAQELAKTLLNQVFRRRCDDETKAVIMVLMISVKTACELGWFPERETQELLAHVDSMWNGFSGPENVASGLNSPVSLILQVMERFYPFTKLGQILVSSESEAESNILMKDFYISKKMLQHSPKQKVGLFVFRTEDISKSSCIIHPQEVSFMLNGKGVDKRCGLSMDTGPQCPTNVTSLLNAGSNLLQTIGCFGGSYFIIIALFDTISLPANPLLKDYVRSEVTESNSDCDIIEGPSRISLSCPISRTRFKLPVKGHACKHLQCFDLWNYVKINTRIPSWRCPHCNQSVCYTDIRVDQNMRKILEEVGCNATDVVISSDGSWKVVTENDENVGAVPETTHGHGDPTSFQNLGPTVLDLTRDEDEMEISGGTHVNEQKPCVSEIQCPSSASADALPELPQTLNTFDGQQQFINSAARDVIRTYPYPLERLATNTASFHIPMPGAQSSQFQGSHVTPLRNCLGRTTDLMERWNHIYGNSTTQTPLTSMPPPLHHQYAMQNQRLPSRSLSTVQDRSIPSSITRPQTLGVNYGETSVQRHMQTPVQRRNLGGAASRESMNLTPASTGNWRPPQIRMRGSLMPGSTGYDHMIIRPTQPVQTQAQTLPQPTAYDNMPVQAQAQTLPQPQPTSYYNSLDDEIQAFLALQTEAGIGSVPVGEGVGTQGSVWSMPPETW; this comes from the exons ATGGTGAATCCGACGAGTTCTAC GTTGAACCATCGCAGTGAGGTTGTCGAGAGCAACAAAGAGTTTCACGCTTACTGCTTCTCTCTCGCTAA TCGTATCGACGCCTCAATTGGGAACGATGAAGTTCCCGTGGATGCTCAAGAGCTTGCTAAGACACTCCTCAATCAA GTGTTTCGACGTAGATGTGATGATGAAACGAAGGCAGTGATAATGGTGCTGATGATCTCAGTGAAG ACTGCTTGTGAGCTTGGATGGTTCCCGGAGAGAGAAACTCAAGAACTACTGGCTCATGTAGACTCG ATGTGGAATGGTTTCAGCGGTCCTGAAAACGTCGCCTCTGGTCTAAATAGTCCCGTCAGTCTAATTCTTCAGGTCATGGAGAG GTTCTATCCATTTACAAAGCTGGggcaaattcttgtttcttctgaGTCggag GCAGAATCAAATATATTGATGAAGGACTTCTATATTTCAAAAAAGATGTTGCAACATTCTCCCAAACAGAAAGTG GGACTATTTGTTTTCCGGACAGAGGACATAAGCAAATCTAGTTGTATTATACATCCTCAAGAAGTCAG CTTTATGTTGAATGGAAAGGGCGTTGACAAGAGATGTGGCTTATCAATG GATACTGGGCCGCAGTGTCCAACGAATGTTACTAGCCTGCTCAACGCTGGGTCAAATCTTCTCCAAACAATAGGCTGTTTTGGAG GTAGTTACTTCATTATTATTGCCTTGTTTGATACCATATCACTGCCGGCCAATCCGTTGCTGAAAGATTATGTTCGCTCTGAAGTCACTGAATCAAATTCAG ATTGTGACATAATTGAAGGCCCATCAAGGATATCTCTCAGTTGTCCTATCAG CCGGACACGTTTCAAACTTCCTGTGAAGGGTCATGCCTGTAAACATCTTCAG TGTTTTGATTTGTGGAACTATGTCAAAATAAATACGAGAATACCATCGTGGCGCTGCCCGCATTGCAATCAGTCTGTCTGCTATACCGACATCCGTGTAGATCAAAACATGAGAAAG ATTCTAGAAGAGGTTGGATGTAATGCTACGGATGTGGTTATCTCTTCTGATGGATCATGGAAGGTCGTAACGGAGAACGATGAGAATGTGGGAGCTGTGCCGGAAACCACTCATGGACACGGGGACCCAACTAGTTTCCAAAACCTGGGGCCTACTGTTTTGGATCTTACCAGAGATGAGGATGAAATGGAAATATCCGGAGGCACTCATGTCAATGAACAGAAGCCTTGTGTATCCGAGATTCAGTGTCCGTCTTCTGCTTCAGCCGACGCACTGCCAGAGTTACCCCAAACTTTGAATACTTTTGATGGGCAGCAACAGTTCATCAACTCAGCAGCAAGAGATGTCATTCGTACCTACCCATATCCGCTAGAGAGATTAGCTACAAATACGGCCAGCTTTCACATACCAATGCCTGGTGCTCAGTCTTCTCAGTTTCAAGGGTCACATGTTACGCCGCTTAGAAATTGTCTTGGGAGAACCACTGATTTGATGGAGAGATGGAACCACATCTATGGAAATAGCACAACTCAAACTCCATTGACATCCATGCCTCCTCCGTTGCATCACCAGTATGCAATGCAG AACCAGAGGCTTCCCAGCAGGAGCTTGTCCACTGTACAGGACAGATCGATCCCATCTTCCATTACACGTCCCCAAACTTTAGGTGTCAACTATGGAGAAACCTCCGTCCAGAGACACATGCAAACACCTGTTCAAAGACGGAATCTTGGTGGCGCAGCGTCGCGTGAGTCCATGAACTTGACTCCTGCTAGCACAGGAAACTGGCGGCCACCACAGATCCGTATGAGAGGCAGTCTAATGCCAGGTTCCACGGGGTATGACCACATGATCATTCGACCCACTCAGCCGGTTCAGACGCAAGCTCAAACACTTCCTCAGCCAACAGCTTATGATAATATGCCGGTTCAGGCACAAGCTCAAACACTTCCTCAGCCTCAACCAACATCTTACTATAACAGTCTCGATGATGAGATTCAAGCATTTTTGGCTCTACAAACGGAAGCTGGAATCGGTTCAGTTCCCGTGGGTGAAGGTGTTGGGACGCAGGGATCGGTCTGGTCAATGCCTCCTGAGACATGGTGA
- the LOC106453184 gene encoding E4 SUMO-protein ligase PIAL1 isoform X1: MVNPTSSTLNHRSEVVESNKEFHAYCFSLAKVFVNCSRIDASIGNDEVPVDAQELAKTLLNQVFRRRCDDETKAVIMVLMISVKTACELGWFPERETQELLAHVDSMWNGFSGPENVASGLNSPVSLILQVMERFYPFTKLGQILVSSESEAESNILMKDFYISKKMLQHSPKQKVGLFVFRTEDISKSSCIIHPQEVSFMLNGKGVDKRCGLSMDTGPQCPTNVTSLLNAGSNLLQTIGCFGGSYFIIIALFDTISLPANPLLKDYVRSEVTESNSDCDIIEGPSRISLSCPISRTRFKLPVKGHACKHLQCFDLWNYVKINTRIPSWRCPHCNQSVCYTDIRVDQNMRKILEEVGCNATDVVISSDGSWKVVTENDENVGAVPETTHGHGDPTSFQNLGPTVLDLTRDEDEMEISGGTHVNEQKPCVSEIQCPSSASADALPELPQTLNTFDGQQQFINSAARDVIRTYPYPLERLATNTASFHIPMPGAQSSQFQGSHVTPLRNCLGRTTDLMERWNHIYGNSTTQTPLTSMPPPLHHQYAMQNQRLPSRSLSTVQDRSIPSSITRPQTLGVNYGETSVQRHMQTPVQRRNLGGAASRESMNLTPASTGNWRPPQIRMRGSLMPGSTGYDHMIIRPTQPVQTQAQTLPQPTAYDNMPVQAQAQTLPQPQPTSYYNSLDDEIQAFLALQTEAGIGSVPVGEGVGTQGSVWSMPPETW, translated from the exons ATGGTGAATCCGACGAGTTCTAC GTTGAACCATCGCAGTGAGGTTGTCGAGAGCAACAAAGAGTTTCACGCTTACTGCTTCTCTCTCGCTAA ggttttcgtgaATTGCAGTCGTATCGACGCCTCAATTGGGAACGATGAAGTTCCCGTGGATGCTCAAGAGCTTGCTAAGACACTCCTCAATCAA GTGTTTCGACGTAGATGTGATGATGAAACGAAGGCAGTGATAATGGTGCTGATGATCTCAGTGAAG ACTGCTTGTGAGCTTGGATGGTTCCCGGAGAGAGAAACTCAAGAACTACTGGCTCATGTAGACTCG ATGTGGAATGGTTTCAGCGGTCCTGAAAACGTCGCCTCTGGTCTAAATAGTCCCGTCAGTCTAATTCTTCAGGTCATGGAGAG GTTCTATCCATTTACAAAGCTGGggcaaattcttgtttcttctgaGTCggag GCAGAATCAAATATATTGATGAAGGACTTCTATATTTCAAAAAAGATGTTGCAACATTCTCCCAAACAGAAAGTG GGACTATTTGTTTTCCGGACAGAGGACATAAGCAAATCTAGTTGTATTATACATCCTCAAGAAGTCAG CTTTATGTTGAATGGAAAGGGCGTTGACAAGAGATGTGGCTTATCAATG GATACTGGGCCGCAGTGTCCAACGAATGTTACTAGCCTGCTCAACGCTGGGTCAAATCTTCTCCAAACAATAGGCTGTTTTGGAG GTAGTTACTTCATTATTATTGCCTTGTTTGATACCATATCACTGCCGGCCAATCCGTTGCTGAAAGATTATGTTCGCTCTGAAGTCACTGAATCAAATTCAG ATTGTGACATAATTGAAGGCCCATCAAGGATATCTCTCAGTTGTCCTATCAG CCGGACACGTTTCAAACTTCCTGTGAAGGGTCATGCCTGTAAACATCTTCAG TGTTTTGATTTGTGGAACTATGTCAAAATAAATACGAGAATACCATCGTGGCGCTGCCCGCATTGCAATCAGTCTGTCTGCTATACCGACATCCGTGTAGATCAAAACATGAGAAAG ATTCTAGAAGAGGTTGGATGTAATGCTACGGATGTGGTTATCTCTTCTGATGGATCATGGAAGGTCGTAACGGAGAACGATGAGAATGTGGGAGCTGTGCCGGAAACCACTCATGGACACGGGGACCCAACTAGTTTCCAAAACCTGGGGCCTACTGTTTTGGATCTTACCAGAGATGAGGATGAAATGGAAATATCCGGAGGCACTCATGTCAATGAACAGAAGCCTTGTGTATCCGAGATTCAGTGTCCGTCTTCTGCTTCAGCCGACGCACTGCCAGAGTTACCCCAAACTTTGAATACTTTTGATGGGCAGCAACAGTTCATCAACTCAGCAGCAAGAGATGTCATTCGTACCTACCCATATCCGCTAGAGAGATTAGCTACAAATACGGCCAGCTTTCACATACCAATGCCTGGTGCTCAGTCTTCTCAGTTTCAAGGGTCACATGTTACGCCGCTTAGAAATTGTCTTGGGAGAACCACTGATTTGATGGAGAGATGGAACCACATCTATGGAAATAGCACAACTCAAACTCCATTGACATCCATGCCTCCTCCGTTGCATCACCAGTATGCAATGCAG AACCAGAGGCTTCCCAGCAGGAGCTTGTCCACTGTACAGGACAGATCGATCCCATCTTCCATTACACGTCCCCAAACTTTAGGTGTCAACTATGGAGAAACCTCCGTCCAGAGACACATGCAAACACCTGTTCAAAGACGGAATCTTGGTGGCGCAGCGTCGCGTGAGTCCATGAACTTGACTCCTGCTAGCACAGGAAACTGGCGGCCACCACAGATCCGTATGAGAGGCAGTCTAATGCCAGGTTCCACGGGGTATGACCACATGATCATTCGACCCACTCAGCCGGTTCAGACGCAAGCTCAAACACTTCCTCAGCCAACAGCTTATGATAATATGCCGGTTCAGGCACAAGCTCAAACACTTCCTCAGCCTCAACCAACATCTTACTATAACAGTCTCGATGATGAGATTCAAGCATTTTTGGCTCTACAAACGGAAGCTGGAATCGGTTCAGTTCCCGTGGGTGAAGGTGTTGGGACGCAGGGATCGGTCTGGTCAATGCCTCCTGAGACATGGTGA